A genome region from Haloarcula ordinaria includes the following:
- a CDS encoding ABC transporter permease, whose amino-acid sequence MSRLYRLTGRFPVVVIAWRNVSRAKARSALAAAAIVIGVVAIGAIGAGGAAFKQSQFQSIQEQGATDVFVAPGIDKEPGHFDREDVQAIEETVGSAGVVATRGGEAEWVRRGDRRESVSITYMDDPRSLYTINDGAIPENWRRSIVVSNEFAREHGLGPESRLTLALDEDTGATYRVVAVLAATQGFGSSDVYLPIEQAPAREYDQVRVRTRSVDRAESTADALRERFNDREDRLLVFELTSLVRLLKTIVNGINVFLTGLGSISLLVAGVSITNTMLMAVIKRREEIGVLRAMGYGKADIVRILLVEAVMLGAIGVVVGLTIAFVVASIANAIFLGDPLAFTSDSLLYLIGAAAFGILTSLIAGAYPAWRAANERPVDALRG is encoded by the coding sequence ATGAGCAGACTCTACCGGTTAACTGGCCGATTCCCCGTGGTCGTCATCGCGTGGCGGAACGTTTCGCGTGCGAAGGCCCGATCGGCACTCGCGGCCGCAGCGATCGTCATCGGTGTAGTCGCGATCGGGGCGATCGGGGCAGGCGGGGCAGCGTTTAAACAGAGTCAGTTCCAGTCCATCCAAGAGCAGGGTGCGACGGACGTCTTCGTCGCCCCAGGGATCGACAAAGAGCCCGGACACTTCGATCGTGAGGATGTGCAAGCGATCGAGGAAACGGTCGGTTCGGCAGGCGTCGTTGCCACCAGAGGGGGAGAAGCGGAGTGGGTGAGACGGGGCGACAGGCGCGAGTCAGTTTCGATCACGTACATGGACGATCCGCGGTCGCTGTACACCATCAACGACGGGGCGATACCTGAAAACTGGCGGCGGAGCATCGTAGTCTCGAACGAATTCGCCCGGGAACACGGACTCGGCCCCGAAAGCCGACTCACGCTCGCGCTCGACGAGGACACGGGAGCGACCTACCGGGTCGTCGCCGTGCTCGCAGCGACGCAGGGTTTCGGATCGAGTGACGTGTATCTCCCGATCGAGCAAGCGCCTGCCCGTGAGTACGACCAGGTCCGCGTTCGAACGCGGTCCGTCGACCGGGCAGAGTCCACCGCGGATGCCCTTCGGGAACGATTCAACGATCGGGAAGATCGACTGCTTGTCTTCGAACTCACGTCCCTGGTCCGACTGCTCAAGACGATCGTCAACGGAATCAACGTGTTTCTGACAGGATTGGGGTCTATCTCGCTGCTGGTCGCTGGCGTCTCGATCACGAATACGATGCTGATGGCGGTCATCAAGCGCCGCGAAGAGATCGGCGTGCTACGGGCGATGGGATATGGGAAAGCCGACATCGTCCGGATTCTTCTCGTCGAGGCTGTTATGCTGGGAGCGATCGGTGTTGTCGTCGGGTTGACGATCGCCTTCGTCGTTGCGTCGATTGCCAATGCGATATTTCTCGGCGACCCCCTCGCGTTCACGTCCGATTCGCTCCTGTATCTGATCGGCGCTGCAGCGTTCGGCATACTGACGAGCCTCATAGCCGGGGCGTATCCGGCCTGGCGTGCGGCGAACGAACGTCCCGTTGACGCGCTGCGTGGCTGA
- a CDS encoding ABC transporter permease, giving the protein MSRLRHIAALAPTVLLARRNVSRATARSTLAVVAVVIGVVAVGAIGTGGEAFKQNQVAAYEGFGGTATVHPVVYPEAEDPNRNFSDAEVTRMRRAAEGATVIPVVQPFGSLVRTPAGETVVTAQVKGIEDPGTFYETANGSVPENWRRSVIVGSRIAADNDIEPGDQMTVVVEDELEGTFPVAAVLRPQGFADPLSADQSIFVPISRFDDATYDEVIVRVDPSAGSVARAATDIETEFNSRRRTVSVQQVQQQREQFEQSFETVNQFLIGVGAISLLVAGVTIANTLLMSVIEREGEIGVLRAVGYTRGAVVRMLVAEATILGIIGGVIGVPIALGIGAVINVFLVGDPLAFTRAGLQYVGIGCLFGIATALVAGVYPAWKAANKRPAEAFD; this is encoded by the coding sequence ATGAGCAGGCTCAGGCACATCGCTGCCCTCGCACCGACTGTCTTGCTGGCGCGCCGGAACGTCTCCCGGGCGACCGCACGGTCGACACTGGCTGTCGTCGCTGTCGTCATCGGGGTCGTGGCCGTCGGAGCTATCGGCACCGGGGGAGAAGCCTTCAAACAGAACCAGGTCGCGGCGTACGAGGGTTTCGGGGGTACGGCGACCGTCCATCCCGTCGTGTATCCAGAGGCCGAGGACCCCAACCGTAACTTCTCCGATGCGGAAGTCACCCGGATGCGCCGGGCGGCAGAGGGTGCGACGGTCATTCCCGTCGTCCAGCCGTTCGGCTCGCTCGTCCGCACTCCAGCCGGAGAGACCGTCGTCACCGCGCAGGTCAAAGGTATAGAGGACCCCGGGACGTTCTACGAGACTGCCAACGGGTCGGTCCCGGAAAACTGGCGGCGCAGCGTCATCGTCGGTTCGCGGATTGCTGCCGACAACGACATCGAGCCCGGCGATCAGATGACGGTCGTCGTCGAGGACGAACTCGAGGGGACATTCCCGGTCGCAGCGGTCCTGCGACCACAGGGGTTTGCTGACCCGCTTTCGGCCGATCAGTCGATCTTCGTTCCCATCTCGAGGTTCGATGACGCGACGTACGACGAAGTGATCGTGAGAGTCGACCCGTCAGCGGGCTCGGTCGCCAGGGCAGCTACCGATATCGAGACTGAGTTCAATTCGCGCAGACGAACCGTCTCCGTCCAACAGGTCCAGCAACAGCGCGAACAGTTCGAGCAATCGTTCGAGACGGTCAACCAGTTCCTCATCGGCGTGGGCGCTATTTCGCTGCTCGTCGCGGGTGTCACGATCGCCAATACGCTGCTGATGTCCGTCATCGAACGTGAGGGGGAGATCGGTGTCCTGCGTGCAGTGGGCTACACCAGAGGCGCCGTGGTTCGCATGCTCGTCGCCGAAGCGACGATACTCGGCATCATCGGGGGCGTGATTGGCGTACCGATCGCTCTCGGTATCGGCGCGGTGATCAACGTGTTCCTCGTCGGCGATCCACTCGCGTTCACCCGGGCCGGGCTGCAGTACGTCGGTATCGGTTGCCTCTTTGGAATTGCGACCGCGCTCGTCGCCGGCGTCTATCCAGCGTGGAAGGCCGCGAACAAACGACCTGCGGAGGCGTTCGACTGA
- a CDS encoding ABC transporter ATP-binding protein, with product MVPVDDRPGDGDGNEVTTGTPLISGTNVVKEYQTGGQTIRALKRIDFRIDEGDSVAIVGPSGSGKSTLLNLLGLLDVPTSGEIRLRKQDVATLSDSERNRERKQTIGFVFQSYYLIPTLTALENVEMPRMLDRTPKKTRDRAMELLERVGLSDRLDHTPDELSGGQKQRVAIARSLINDPELVLADEPTGNLDRDTGDQILDLFEELRAEEGVAVVMVTHDEYVSEAADRVVNLVDGNLRAPDTATGADGGYRDRE from the coding sequence ATGGTGCCTGTCGACGACCGACCGGGAGACGGCGATGGCAACGAAGTCACCACGGGGACGCCGCTCATCAGTGGCACGAACGTCGTCAAGGAGTACCAGACCGGTGGGCAGACGATCCGCGCGCTCAAGCGAATCGACTTCCGGATCGATGAGGGCGACTCAGTCGCAATCGTCGGCCCCTCCGGCAGCGGCAAATCGACGCTCCTGAACCTGCTGGGTCTACTGGACGTCCCCACGTCAGGTGAGATCCGCCTCAGGAAACAGGACGTCGCGACGCTCTCGGACAGCGAGCGCAACCGCGAGCGAAAACAGACGATCGGGTTCGTCTTCCAGAGCTATTACCTCATTCCCACGCTGACGGCGCTCGAGAACGTCGAGATGCCCCGGATGCTCGACCGGACCCCCAAGAAGACGCGTGATCGAGCGATGGAGCTCCTGGAACGAGTCGGGCTCAGCGACCGGTTAGATCACACACCAGACGAACTATCGGGCGGACAGAAACAGCGGGTCGCGATCGCTCGCTCGCTGATCAACGATCCAGAGCTCGTGCTAGCCGACGAACCGACGGGGAATCTCGACCGCGACACCGGCGATCAGATCCTCGATCTGTTCGAGGAGCTCCGAGCTGAAGAGGGGGTTGCCGTCGTGATGGTCACTCACGACGAGTACGTCTCGGAGGCCGCCGACCGAGTTGTCAATCTAGTCGACGGCAACCTTCGAGCGCCAGACACGGCCACAGGCGCCGATGGAGGGTATCGTGACCGGGAATAG